One Salvia splendens isolate huo1 chromosome 12, SspV2, whole genome shotgun sequence genomic window carries:
- the LOC121759296 gene encoding pinin-like, whose translation MASTVMAEKTEAELRKEIDELRRQQREITERLRDPRGIRRGGLTSAGPRNFAPNGSRQRGFVRSVNFSTSLCRCPFIFPSLFHNRLNVSVENGILELDFEIPPAEHVPRVLPKDEDPSLVSRNKRMLGQLLGTLERFRKEDVQRSGTEAYMRRSDSLKRAEQRAREESEKLRLQEREQIAEKRKRDLILRARIAAKAQEKNMELLFLRWSEHHKKLGNFIRTKAEPPIYYSFSKPLDQDATSAEQQKEKMFQEWKSVRREELSQYQKQILEQHLANVDNELERWQNRRKGRRPNNTMANLQETMDKELETHQLEPGPKIRIIPGQSNNEDEDDVEDINVAEDDLMDDVLGVDDNGRRADETEKLDTGNSPPVEKKEE comes from the exons ATCACGGAGCGGCTACGAGATCCCAGGGGCATCCGCCGCGGTGGATTAACGAGTGCCGGACCACGCAATTTTGCCCCCAATGGCAGCCGTCAGCGTGGCTTTGTTCGGTCTGTAAATTTCTCAACCTCTCTCTGTCGCTGTCCATTTATCTTTCCTTCGCTGTTTCACAATCGGCTAAATGTTTCCGTCGAAAATGGTATATTAGaacta GACTTTGAAATCCCTCCTGCTGAGCACGTGCCGAGGGTGTTGCCCAAGGATGAGGACCCTAGTCTGGTGAGTAGGAATAAGAGGATGCTTGGCCAGCTTCTTGGCACGTTAGAG AGGTTCAGGAAAGAGGACGTGCAACGATCAGGCACGGAGGCATACATGAGGAGATCTGATTCTCTGAAAAGG GCTGAGCAACGCGCACGTGAAGAGAGTGAAAAACTCAGGCTACAAGAGCGTGAACAGATTGCTGAAAAACGGAAGAGAGATTTG ATTCTAAGAGCTCGTATAGCTGCAAAAGCACAGGAAAAGAATATGGAATTGCTGTTTCTTCGGTGGAGTGAGCACCacaaaaaacttggaaatttCATAAG GACTAAGGCTGAACCTCCCATCTATTACTCGTTTTCCAAACCTCTGGATCAAGATGCAACTTCAGCTGAGCAGCAGAAGGAAAAG ATGTTTCAAGAGTGGAAATCTGTTAGGAGAGAGGAACTGTCGCAATATCAGAAACAGATTTTGGAGCAGCATCTTGCAAATGTGGACAATGAACTGGAAAGGTGGCAAAACAGGAGGAAAGGTAGAAGACCGAATAACACTATGGCAAACTTACAGGAGACAATGGACAAAGAGCTGGAGACCCATCAGCTCGAGCCTGGTCCCAAGATTAGAATAATTCCTGGCCAAAGTAATAacgaagatgaagatgatgtGGAAGATATAAATGTTGCCGAGGATGATTTGATGGATGATGTGCTGGGTGTCGATGATAATGGACGAAGGGCTGATGAAACGGAGAAACTAGACACAGGTAATAGTCCGCCTGTAGAAAAGAAGGAAGAGTAG